AAGTCTCCTTAATCAGTTGATATTCTTTACACGACTAAGATAATCCATTCCATCGGCGTCATCTGTTTGAGCTACAAGGTCATTTTAAGGTTATAGTTTACATTTAGCAGTTATATAATAAGAGTGTGAAACTGTGAATACATCTGGAGTCCCGGCTGCACCACATAATTTTTGCTCCAaaccaaaaaagaagaataaataaAGCCCAGAACAGTACGAAAAAGTAAAGCTAAAGGAGGGATGCTACGAACGTGCAACAACAATCACAAATAATCTTCGATAATGCAGGACCCCTCAAGCTTTTATCAAGTCATCGTCTAGGAAGGCTCCAATTATAGTCACttaaatgaaagataaagattttcaaaataaaaggcGACACAAGATTCTTCATTTTagccaataaaaaatattcacatgccttttttattttttggaacaCAATAAATATTCACATGCTATGGACTGATATTACCTTACCAAACGTAAAGAATGGTataaattcagtttttttttgtttttgttgttgtcaaaGAAAGCAATAATTTCGTTGAGAAGTGTGAGGTTGCTTGGAAACGGTCCAATAGCAGAAAACACGTGAAACCATTTGGCACTTGCTTCTGTTCCACACATCTACATACAGTTTCTGCCTCTTACACGCAACCATCTCCCAACGCAAACGCAGCGATACGTTTTTCTGCGTTCGCACGTTTGACCAACAGCGTTTACCGTTTAACGCCACATTCGTTTTATGACGACCACGCACACACGCACGATGAGTGAACTAAAAAGGTCCGAATCTTTGGGGATTAGTCAAGTACGCTCGTGACGTCATCTTCCCACGTGCTTTCTAATCTCTCAGCCTTTAAAAATGCACAAATGATCCTGTGCAACTGTGCAAGGTTAACAAAGAACAACAACAATGGCTAAAACCACCAGAGGATCTTGTTTTGTCGTCGTCGCTCTTTTAGCGATCACCCATCTGTGTATCTGTGAAGCTCTCTTGTCTCAGAAAGAACAGGACAAGGTCACGAAGTTGCCGGGTCAGAACTTCAACGTTGACTTCGCTCACTACTCTGGGTTTGTTACTACTAACGAGAAACTGGGAAGAGCACTCTTCTACTGGTTCTTTGAAGCCGCCGATGATGCTGCCTCCAAGCCCCTTGTTCTCTGGCTCAATGGAGGTTCGAATGCTCTCTCCTTTACGTCTTAGTCAATAGTACCTCAATGGATTCTCAACTCATTATGATGATATAGATCTTAATTACTTTTGGAGATTGTCTTGTAGCTACTTTGGTTTTGATTGGTTTACTTATTGTTGCTTTTAGCATGGTACACGTGATTGCCCTTTTTGGGTTCATGTAGATTCTTGTAGTTATGACTGTCACTATGTTGTTTTGATTccaaaaaaatggaaaagcttCAATAAAGTTCCTCTCTTTACAGGACCAGGATGTTCATCTGTTGCATTTGGTGAAGCAGAAGAGATAGGACCTTTTCACATTAAGTCAGATGGGAAGACTCTTTACCTTAACCAATATTCTTGGAACCAAGGTAATGATGGTAACATGTTGCAGTGTGTTCTGATTCAAAAAGCTTAgaacttcttttctttttttttttgcagctgcGAATATTTTGTTCCTTGATGCACCTGTTGGAGTTGGCTATTCATACTCAAACACTTCCACCGATTTGCGTAGCAATGGTGATAAGAGAACTGGTAATATGATGATTTATACCTCCTTAACCTCATTGTCTATTTAGATCCTCTTGTTTTGTTTAGCGAGTTTTATTATGATTTTCCACAGCTCAAGACTCACTGAAGTTTCTCCTGAAATGGGTTGAGCGTTATCCGGAGTATAAAGGAAGAGACTTTTACATAGTTGGAGAGAGCTATgctggtaaaaaaaaatatcaaacctCACCTTACGTTTTAGCCTTATAATTACTTAAACTCTCACTTGATTGTTTTAGGACATTACATTCCTCAGCTGAGTCAAGCCATTGTAAGACATAACAAAGCTTCTGGCGACAACACTATCAATCTGAAGGGCTACATGGTGAGCCTCTCctctttatttttatctaaatggtttataaaactCTTTTGATGAATGTTTTGTTTTACAGGTAGGAAACGGTCTGATGGATGATTTCCATGACAGGCTTGGTCTTTTCCAGTATATTTGGTCGTTGGGTTTTATATCCGACCAAACATATAGCTTACTGAAGCTTCAGTGTGGTTTTGAATCTTTTATTCACTCCTCCAAAGCGTGTGATAAGATTCAAGAGATAGCGGACAAGGAGATAGGTAACATAGACCAGTACAGCGTCTTCACACCAGCATGTATTGCGAATGCTTCCCAGTCAAAAATGTTGCTAAAGAAAAGACCAGTAAGTTAccttaaattttagttttgatgGAGATGATAGTAAGGGTTTTGAAGTAATGtcattgtttgttttttcttagAGGACTAGCCGTGTGAGTGAACAGTATGATCCTTGCACGGAGAAACACTCTAAAGTGTATTTCAATCTTCCAGAGGTTCAAGAAGCTCTCCATGTCCCGCCAGGACTTGCACCATCCAAATGGGATACTTGCAGGTAATATTAGCCTAAGAAAGCTTTTGGCTTTGTAACAGTTTCTGATCCGGAGAGCTTGCAGTGATGTAGTGAATGAACACTGGAAAGACTGTTCTTCCTCGGTTCTAAACATTTACCATGAGCTTATAGCTGCTGGTCTACGCATTTGGGTTTTCAGGTCTCTTTCTCCTCTATATAGTGTGTGATCTTTTAGTTCAGTATGGCGTTTGGATGGTTAGAGTAGTTTTATTCTTTGGTTAACAGTGGAGACGCAGATGCTGTTGTACCAGTAACAGCAACCCGGTACAGCATAGATGCACTAAACCTTCGTCCATTGAGTCCTTACGGTCCTTGGTACATAGACGGACAGGTATAAAACAAACTCAACCGAGAAACTGAGAATCTTTGTCTTTATGTTTTTGAAACCTGTAGTGATGATTTGAAACTAGGTGGGAGGGTGGACTCAGCAGTATGCTGGTCTAAACTTTGTGACAGTGAGAGGTGCTGGCCATGAAGTTCCTTTGCATAGACCAAAGGAGGCTCTTGCGCTCTTCAAGGCTTTTATATCTGGAACCCCATTGTCGACACCCGAGAGCAACATCAGCAAAGACATGTCTGACCTCGTTAGTGACTCGTGATGAGTGGGATTCTCAGTCAGAAGCTTTCAGTTATTGAACGGAGAAGAAGGGGAGAATAGTGAATAAGAGTTTCAGATGTTTTGTTTGAATtggttctttttcttcttctggttGCTTGTTTGAAACATTTAATGTTCAGGATTATAATAAGCTTCTTCTACCATTTGTGAGCCATACCatcaaattcatatatatatttaaaatatggatttgttatttaaaaaaaaaactatgaataatattatttaaaaaccaTAGTtctacataaaatattttatgaagatttaTGAATGAATTtgcgttccaaaaaaaaaaagcgagaATGGTATTTTGAATAAACTATATGCTGTTCTAGTTTAATGAGAAAGTGtaactcaaaattattatacaaaACTATGGTATATAACTTTACCCCTGCATGTTAATATAACTTTCAAAAGTAGCATGCAACGAGGGATATGATGATTGGTAGCGCAAGGTTTAACAAAATGATAATAAACTTGTCATAAGAAAGTTCTCATCACAAACATCTTTACTGGTAGATACGAGTCTCCTAGAACAAAGCTTTAACCGATCAGGACTACAAACAAAAGTCACACAACAACTACTAGCATAAGGTTTTCATGATTACTTCACTTATTACATACCATTGTTCACTAGACACTTACTTAACACAAGATCATTCAACATCCTGTTTACTTAAGATACTCACCACGATCTTGTTTTCACTGGGACAAGCGAAGGACGATGAAGTCCACAAGAAGACCCGTGGGCTCAATGGTCTGAGACTCGTCGCCACTCTGCGCTAGTCTGGTGAACATTTGACTCAAAGACACATTCATGAACGAAGTTTCCTTCTTGTAGCGAATCTTCACAGTCCCAACTGCTTCTCCTTTGATCTTCTCCGCTGCTACTAGGATCACGTCTCTAAGTCCCACGTAGCTTGTTCCGTTACTTGACGGGCCACGGTAAACTCCCTGCCAACACAATAAGAACAAAGATTCGATGAAAGCTCTTATCAATATATAAACTAgttagaaagagagagagagagggcaCTGTACATTTTCTCCAACAAGATCAATCTCAGGACTGAAGACATGCAGCTTTGCTCCTACAGGTCCATGCTCTAACAACTCAAACGCGTCTTTCAGTTCCTTAGCCTCAATCGCTTCTCCTTTCACGGGAACTCGAGGCATGAGAGAAGCAAAAGGAGGAACAGGGGACACACATCCCAAATGAGCCCAATGCCCATATCTTGGTATCCCTTCCTTGAATGCGCACTCGAGGCAGTCCTTGACAGTGATCTTGGAGCGTCGCTGCTGTTGTTTCTCCATCTCTCGGTCTTGGGAGAAGCCATGTTCACCAGATACTCAAGACAGTCCTCGACCTTAAACGTGGAGCGTTGTGGACCTTGACTTGGTACCTTCTCGACGAGAGCGTTGTCCACCAAGAACTGAGCTGAGTACTCAGTAAACTCACGGTCCAGCTTGAGGATCACTCGCGCAGTGCT
The window above is part of the Brassica napus cultivar Da-Ae chromosome C3, Da-Ae, whole genome shotgun sequence genome. Proteins encoded here:
- the LOC106453026 gene encoding serine carboxypeptidase-like 29, with amino-acid sequence MAKTTRGSCFVVVALLAITHLCICEALLSQKEQDKVTKLPGQNFNVDFAHYSGFVTTNEKLGRALFYWFFEAADDAASKPLVLWLNGGPGCSSVAFGEAEEIGPFHIKSDGKTLYLNQYSWNQAANILFLDAPVGVGYSYSNTSTDLRSNGDKRTAQDSLKFLLKWVERYPEYKGRDFYIVGESYAGHYIPQLSQAIVRHNKASGDNTINLKGYMVGNGLMDDFHDRLGLFQYIWSLGFISDQTYSLLKLQCGFESFIHSSKACDKIQEIADKEIGNIDQYSVFTPACIANASQSKMLLKKRPRTSRVSEQYDPCTEKHSKVYFNLPEVQEALHVPPGLAPSKWDTCSDVVNEHWKDCSSSVLNIYHELIAAGLRIWVFSGDADAVVPVTATRYSIDALNLRPLSPYGPWYIDGQVGGWTQQYAGLNFVTVRGAGHEVPLHRPKEALALFKAFISGTPLSTPESNISKDMSDLVSDS